In Janthinobacterium rivuli, a single genomic region encodes these proteins:
- a CDS encoding O-methyltransferase, which produces MPSIDTLLSELEAFGNSNDAAHTARASRMLNITRDTGELLAVMVHARGARRVLEIGTSNGYSTLWLARAVQALGGKVVTVEKAQDKFDMAHDNFVRAQLQGVIGQLLADAGDVLRDAADGAYDFIFLDSARQQYAQWWPQLDRALAAGGVLVVDNASSHYADMAEFLEAIRADSRYTTCLATVGKGEFIAVKAGN; this is translated from the coding sequence ATGCCAAGCATCGATACACTGTTGAGTGAACTGGAAGCATTTGGTAACAGCAACGATGCGGCGCACACGGCGCGGGCCAGCCGCATGCTCAACATCACGCGCGACACGGGCGAATTGCTGGCCGTAATGGTGCACGCGCGCGGCGCCCGGCGGGTGCTGGAAATCGGCACGTCGAACGGCTATTCCACCCTGTGGCTGGCGCGCGCCGTGCAGGCGCTGGGCGGCAAGGTGGTGACGGTGGAAAAGGCGCAGGACAAGTTCGACATGGCGCACGACAACTTTGTGCGCGCGCAATTGCAAGGCGTGATCGGTCAGCTGCTGGCGGACGCGGGCGACGTGCTGCGCGATGCGGCCGACGGCGCCTACGATTTCATCTTCCTCGATTCCGCGCGCCAGCAATACGCGCAGTGGTGGCCGCAGCTGGACCGCGCGCTGGCGGCCGGCGGCGTGCTGGTGGTCGACAACGCCAGTTCGCACTACGCGGACATGGCGGAGTTTCTTGAGGCCATCCGCGCCGACAGCCGCTACACGACGTGCCTGGCCACCGTCGGCAAGGGCGAATTCATCGCCGTCAAGGCCGGCAACTGA
- a CDS encoding aldo/keto reductase, producing MQLQQRRIGNSGLTSSALGLGCMGMSEFYGATDEAQSLATLEAALAAGVTLFDTADAYGFGHNEQLLGRFLARHRGQALVATKCGLAREAGSYARRVDNSPAYIRQACEASLRRLGVESIDLFYLHRLNLETPLDESMGALAQLRQEGKIRAVGLCEVSVATLRRAAAICPVAAVQSEYSLWTREPEQGVLAACRDMGASFFAYSPLGRGFLTGAIADAASLDADDFRHFNPRFAADNLARNQAIVAQVRDMARAKGCTPGQLALAWLLAQGDDVIPIPGTKRIAYLHDNLGALTVRLDGAELAAMNAAFPLGMAAGARYTEEGMKGVDA from the coding sequence ATGCAACTGCAACAACGACGGATCGGCAATAGCGGCTTGACCAGCTCGGCACTGGGCCTGGGCTGCATGGGCATGTCGGAATTTTATGGCGCCACGGACGAGGCGCAATCCCTGGCGACGCTGGAAGCGGCCCTGGCGGCCGGCGTGACCCTGTTCGACACGGCCGACGCCTACGGTTTCGGCCACAACGAGCAATTGCTGGGACGCTTCCTGGCGCGCCACCGGGGCCAGGCCCTGGTCGCCACCAAGTGCGGCCTGGCGCGCGAGGCGGGCAGTTATGCGCGCCGCGTCGACAATTCCCCCGCCTACATCCGCCAGGCGTGCGAAGCGTCGCTGAGGCGCCTGGGCGTGGAGAGCATCGACCTGTTCTATCTGCATCGCCTGAATCTCGAGACGCCACTGGACGAGTCGATGGGGGCGCTGGCGCAACTGCGGCAAGAGGGCAAGATCCGCGCCGTGGGCCTGTGCGAAGTGAGCGTCGCCACCTTGCGGCGCGCGGCGGCCATCTGCCCCGTGGCCGCCGTGCAGAGCGAATACTCGCTGTGGACGCGCGAACCGGAGCAGGGCGTGCTGGCCGCCTGCCGCGACATGGGCGCCAGTTTCTTTGCCTACAGTCCGCTGGGGCGCGGTTTCCTGACGGGCGCCATTGCCGATGCGGCCAGCCTGGACGCAGATGATTTCCGCCACTTCAATCCCCGCTTTGCGGCCGATAACCTGGCGCGCAACCAGGCCATCGTCGCGCAAGTCCGGGACATGGCGCGCGCAAAAGGCTGCACGCCGGGCCAGCTGGCGCTGGCCTGGCTGCTGGCGCAAGGCGATGACGTCATTCCCATCCCCGGTACCAAGCGCATCGCGTATCTGCACGACAACCTCGGCGCGCTGACCGTGCGGCTGGACGGGGCGGAACTGGCGGCGATGAACGCCGCCTTTCCTTTGGGCATGGCGGCCGGCGCGCGCTATACGGAGGAGGGCATGAAGGGCGTCGATGCCTGA
- a CDS encoding DMT family transporter has translation MQVKHYLLPVIAVLIWAINTIVSKMAVGVIDPAAISFYRWLLAGVLLALVFARPVWKQRAVVKPYLGKLFVLGMLGMVMYQCLAYIAAQTTTATNMGILASMMPLLAVGLSVLLLGEAPTVGGVFGGLMSLLGLAYLLSHGDPAALLAHGAAVGDALMLLACLSYAGYGVLLKRWKIPLNNWHSLLIQVWCAVPVLFVYYLSQSAPPVTSAGLPLVLFAGIPASIIAPFLWMHGLAKLGPSRATTLMNLLPVFTVIIAMLFLGETLHSYDVIGGGVTLLGVVMVQYLKRPLRRAPA, from the coding sequence ATGCAAGTGAAACACTATCTGTTACCCGTGATCGCCGTGCTGATCTGGGCCATCAATACCATCGTCAGCAAGATGGCCGTGGGCGTGATCGATCCGGCCGCCATCTCGTTCTACCGCTGGCTGCTGGCTGGCGTGCTGCTGGCGCTGGTGTTCGCCCGTCCCGTATGGAAGCAGCGGGCCGTGGTGAAGCCCTACCTTGGCAAACTGTTTGTGCTGGGCATGCTGGGCATGGTCATGTACCAGTGCCTCGCCTACATCGCCGCGCAAACGACGACGGCGACGAACATGGGCATCCTGGCGTCCATGATGCCGCTGCTGGCCGTCGGCCTGTCCGTGTTGCTGCTGGGCGAGGCGCCCACCGTGGGCGGCGTGTTTGGCGGTCTGATGTCGCTGCTGGGACTGGCCTACTTGCTCAGCCATGGCGACCCGGCCGCCCTGCTCGCCCATGGCGCGGCCGTCGGTGACGCCCTGATGCTGCTGGCGTGCCTGTCGTATGCGGGCTATGGCGTGTTGCTCAAGCGCTGGAAAATTCCCCTGAATAACTGGCATTCGCTGCTGATCCAGGTCTGGTGCGCCGTGCCCGTGCTGTTCGTGTATTACCTGAGCCAGTCCGCGCCGCCCGTCACCAGCGCCGGCCTGCCGCTGGTGCTGTTTGCCGGCATTCCCGCCTCGATCATCGCGCCGTTTCTGTGGATGCATGGCCTGGCCAAGCTGGGACCGAGCCGCGCGACGACCTTGATGAATCTGCTGCCTGTGTTCACGGTGATCATCGCCATGCTGTTCCTCGGCGAAACCCTGCACAGCTACGATGTGATCGGTGGCGGCGTGACCCTGCTGGGCGTGGTGATGGTGCAGTATCTGAAACGTCCGCTGCGCCGCGCACCGGCATAG
- a CDS encoding LysR family transcriptional regulator, with amino-acid sequence MRALDTHALTLFCAVARCLNFRQAAEQLHMTQPPLSRAIKGLEDKLGARLFERDTQGVALTQAGRTLLPQALHILDLLETAQASLRQDSAPARLRLGLTSSVAAGLFRPLLAALEGQLGNVRLELTAAPSPRLVASVRKGQLDAALLALPSATFELAVQPLARQAMMLALPAGHRLAKKRKLSLADISMESVYWFERARQPAFFDHCQQVFRRHGFAPHFLREAPDHHVLLGDVAAGKGMALLADSFRALRLDGVAYRKLVEGEELAAGIGLAWQADTGHASLPLLRQLAQEHLNISCRP; translated from the coding sequence ATGAGAGCCCTCGATACCCACGCATTGACCCTGTTTTGCGCCGTCGCCCGCTGCCTGAACTTTCGCCAGGCGGCGGAGCAATTGCACATGACCCAGCCGCCCTTGTCGCGCGCCATCAAAGGGCTGGAAGACAAGCTGGGCGCGCGCCTGTTCGAGCGCGACACGCAGGGCGTGGCCTTGACGCAAGCGGGACGCACGCTGCTGCCGCAGGCGCTGCACATCCTCGATTTGCTGGAGACGGCGCAAGCGTCGCTGCGGCAAGACAGCGCGCCCGCGCGCCTGCGCCTGGGTCTGACGAGCTCCGTGGCGGCCGGCCTGTTCCGTCCGCTGCTGGCGGCGCTGGAGGGGCAGCTGGGCAATGTCCGTCTGGAGCTGACGGCGGCGCCTTCGCCGCGCCTGGTGGCTAGCGTGCGCAAGGGCCAGCTCGATGCGGCCCTGCTCGCGCTACCCAGCGCCACGTTCGAACTGGCCGTGCAGCCGCTGGCGCGCCAGGCCATGATGCTGGCCCTGCCCGCCGGCCACCGGCTGGCGAAGAAGCGCAAGCTCAGCCTGGCCGACATTTCGATGGAATCCGTCTACTGGTTCGAACGGGCGCGCCAGCCCGCCTTCTTCGACCATTGTCAGCAAGTGTTTCGCCGGCATGGCTTCGCGCCGCATTTCCTGCGTGAAGCGCCCGATCACCATGTGCTGCTCGGCGACGTGGCGGCCGGCAAGGGCATGGCCCTGCTGGCCGACTCCTTCCGCGCACTGCGCCTGGACGGCGTGGCCTACCGAAAATTGGTGGAGGGCGAGGAATTGGCGGCCGGCATCGGCCTGGCCTGGCAGGCCGATACGGGCCATGCGTCCCTGCCCCTGTTGCGCCAACTGGCGCAAGAACATCTGAACATCAGTTGCCGGCCTTGA